Proteins encoded within one genomic window of Agelaius phoeniceus isolate bAgePho1 chromosome 9, bAgePho1.hap1, whole genome shotgun sequence:
- the PRDX3 gene encoding thioredoxin-dependent peroxide reductase, mitochondrial produces MVWLIRWCSTIGRTPWSEQPFPTGSIPRFPCVPHRRSGVAAPGAPPRSAPLRPPLDMAAALGRLLRAAVPLAAAAGRRATARPPACARRPFSLGSSRFAVAVTQHAPAFKGTAVVNGEFKELSLDDFKGKYLVLFFYPLDFTFVCPTEIVAFSNKAKEFRDVNCEVVAVSVDSHFTHLAWINTPRRSGGLGKMNIPVLSDLTKEISRSYGVLLEGPGIALRGLFIIDPNGVVKHLSVNDLPVGRSVDETLRLVKAFQFVETHGEVCPADWTPNSPTIKPSPEGSKEYFEKVHY; encoded by the exons ATGGTCTGGCTGATCCGGTGGTGCTCGACCATAGGTCGGACTCCATGGTCCGAGCAGCCTTTCCCAACCGGATCGATTCCGCGATTCCCGTGCGTCCCTCACCGCCGCTCCGGGGTTGCCGCCCCCGGCGctccgccccgctccgccccgctccgcccgccgcTCGACATGGCCGCCGCTCTGGGGAGGCTGCTCCGCGCCGCG GTGCCCCTGGCTGCCGCCGCCGGGAGGAGAGCGACGGCACGGCCCCCGGcctgcgcccgccgcccctTCAGCCTCG GCTCCTCGCGGTTCGCCGTGGCCGTGACCCAGCACGCCCCGGCCTTCAAGGGAACGGCCGTCGTCAACGGAGAGTTCAAGGAGCTGAGCCTAGATGATTTCAAGGGGAAATACCTGGTTCTCTTCTTCTACCCCCTGGACTT CACCTTTGTCTGCCCCACAGAAATTGTGGCCTTCAGCAACAAAGCAAAAGAATTTCGTGATGTGAACTGTGAAGTGGTGGCAGTTTCAGTGGACTCTCATTTTACTCATCTGGCATGGATAAACACACCACGAAGG AGCGGTGGTTTGGGCAAAATGAATATTCCAGTTCTGTCAGATCTCACAAAAGAGATCTCCCGTTCTTATGGGGTGCTGCTGGAAGGACCTGGCATAGCACTGAG AGGTCTGTTCATCATTGACCCAAACGGGGTCGTCAAGCACCTGAGTGTCAATGACCTGCCCGTGGGGCGCAGCGTGGACGAGACCCTGCGCCTGGTCAAGGCCTTCCAGTTCGTGGAGACACACGGCGAGGTGTGCCCGGCCGACTGGACTCCAAACTCCCCCACG ATCAAACCAAGCCCAGAAGGTTCCaaagaatattttgaaaaagTGCATTACTAA